The Rhododendron vialii isolate Sample 1 chromosome 1a, ASM3025357v1 region ATTACAAAATGTATGTACAGAATACAGATACTATAAGCCTCACATCTCAGATAAAAGGTTGCTTATTTTCCTAAGCTCCTTGAGGGCTGCCACGGCTGTAACTTGTCCTTTGCCTACAATAACATTTTTCGAGAAGTTTTCCGATGATCCCACTTTCCCAGACTCTTGCTGGAAAACTGAGTCGATTACCTGCAATGCAGATGGTTAGATGCAGCTGAAGCAGATCCTAAAAGAGAGAGGAAACGGCAGTAAATTCCATAGCAATATTTGGTCAAAATACAACTTCTAAGTTCCAAGTGATCCAGCGAACTGATTCgcaaataaaagttttcaaggcttcatttgtttcaacaaaaaatatttgacgtCCAAACATAAATCTCCTGGTAAACTGAAATCAATAAATTTCGTATATTTCCTGTCGTTCAGTTGGAAACttcaaaggaaaattttctcctGCAGTCGCAAAGAGAATGCTTGGAAACAGGACTACCAAATCCATcatatcttccaaagaaaaCCAAACTAGTACATATTGAGATGTCGGGATGAGAATAAGGTGGCGACTGATACCAAAAATGACCCAGAAAGATTGAGTCCGTCAGTTCAGTGTAAAACATTCTTCTGCCAATTATTTTTacaactaaaaaataattagcAATACCATACTTAGCAAAACACTAAAACTAAAAAACCATACTCAGCAATACCATTTTACATCCAAAGAAACAGTGCCTAAGAGCCAACTTGTTTGACAGGACTAACAGTGAAGGACATAGTCCCGTTGTTCTAATAGTGGGGGAATTATTAATACAAGACCCCCATAATATTGTATATCCAACATCCCACCTTTAGTGTTGGATATTTTTAATCCGGGCAGCAGAAACTTTAACCATACGCCGGATATGTAGTCGCCTTGGACATATAGTCCAAAACCAGTGCTCATATCCGATCAAGAAAACACAGACCACcttttaaataattattacaaggAGAGAACTTCAGCGAGAAGGAAGGAACTGGACGTGCCAAAGGTAATATCAAAAGTGGAGTCTTGGACAGAAACAGAAATTATGGGCCAAAAGTTGCAAGCCAGCTATTATATATTCATGCCTATTCAACCATCTTAGCAAAATAAATAGTATGATTGGTACCTGAATATTCTCGAGCATAGACTGACCAAGATTCCTCAATGTGATCATCACATTCTGATCCACAGCATCGCCTTTGCTACTTACAGAAGAGTTATTTGAGCCGCCCACCATCAAACCAGCTGCTGTATTATTCTGATCACATCCACCATCGGAAGCTCTCGTAGCCTCAGATACGCCTCTTTCTGAGGTATCATCACCATTGTTCCGCCCAAACTTCCAAAGCCAGTGGAATTTACCAGACAAAGTCTTCCGGTCCTTCAAATTTGCCATTGGTTTTCCCATAGGATCGTCATTCTGTCCAGATTTTAAAGAGACATCCTCTGGAATATCCAATCTACCTGAGTTTTTTCCCAGAGAGTCTTTATTCAGTCCAGATTTCGAAAAGTCATCCGCCGGAGAATCTGAGACTGGAAGAGGAGACGAATCTTCCGTAAAACTCCTACTCCTGTCATCATCATTTTCATTAATGGATAGATTGGATGCAACACTACTTCCACCCGATTGATTTTGGAGGCCATCTGGACTTGGGGAATCTGAAAACATGGAAGAGTTATCTTCACTTCCAGCATTGCCACTCAAACCCCTCTCCTCATTACAGCCTATTTTCACTGAATCTAAATCACAGCCTATTTTCTCTGCATCTTCCTCTGATTCAAGTTGTCTGGACAAATCCTCAAGCAAACTTCTCCTTATGGGTAATTTGGGGTCCTTTTTGCTGCTGCCATCAACCTTTGAAGGGGATGGGGCAGATTCAGTTCTAGATAGACTCAACCTCACTTTTTCTGACCAACCCTTTTTactgtttgtattttttttatctgaccTACTTTGCTTAACTTCTTCTGCCTTGTGCATATCTCTCCACTTCTCTTCCCAATAGCTCTCAGGTACCAAACTCAGAGGAGTCCTTGGGGAAACAGAATCCACTGTAAGGCTATGACTTCTCACATGCACATTTTTAATACTTCGCTCGAAGCCCCCACCAGGATGCGTCAGCAATGGCATTGAGGAGTCATTAGCTTCCAGGGCTAGAACCTGCAATGATTTTGCCTTTGATAATATTTTCTTCAGATTTACATTGGCTGGAAAATTAAGCAATCTCTGAAGACAGGAAGTAGCATTCTCAGTAGCAAGTAAGGACGATCTCACACAAAGTATCATTGATACTGCGACAGCAGAGATAAATGCTCCCCTGCGTGAACTGAGGATCCCAAAGCTAAACCCAGCACCATTACAAGATTTATTTAATTTGCTATTGTCATTTGCAAATATTTCATCCCAGATAACTAAGAGATCTCCAAGTGAGAATTCACGCCCAAACAAAACCCTTAACCAGCGAAGTGCAAAATACTGTGGTTCCACCCCAAGCTCAACAAGGTGACTGTAAAGGGATGCATCGACAATAGAAAGCAAATGGTACAATGCAGAAGAAGCTTCAATCACTGGAGGTAACCCCGAATGTGAGCCACTTGAAGGATATGGTGAGAAAAATTCCGCCATGGTAACTGCGCCACCAGCCCCATTCATCAAAGCATCAAACATACGGTAAGCATCATGCTCCATAAATTTCTCAGACAAGACAATACCCAATTCACCTTCTGCCCCATAAGCATCACTTAGCAATACAACATCTTGTACATTGGGATCGAGTTCATCAAGAGTGTGAACAATTGGTGGAGTTATTTGTGAGATCTCATCTTCTTTAGACTCCGGAAATTTTTTGAAGTCAAAATCATATGCTAAATCACTTTCCTGAAA contains the following coding sequences:
- the LOC131317357 gene encoding uncharacterized protein LOC131317357, translating into MSPAAPIEPTLIKEPPSSSSSLAPSPSHVLPPEEGSNRRRFAHLRGVQWRIDLGILPSSSSSSSLDDLRRVTAESRRKYAGLRRRLLMDPRIPKYGSDSPNLVMDNPLSQNPDSMWGRFFRNAELERMVDQDLSRLYPEHGSYFQTPGCQSMLRRILLFWCLRHPECGYRQGMHELLAPLLYVLHADVEHLSQVRKQYEDHFTDKFDGFNFQESDLAYDFDFKKFPESKEDEISQITPPIVHTLDELDPNVQDVVLLSDAYGAEGELGIVLSEKFMEHDAYRMFDALMNGAGGAVTMAEFFSPYPSSGSHSGLPPVIEASSALYHLLSIVDASLYSHLVELGVEPQYFALRWLRVLFGREFSLGDLLVIWDEIFANDNSKLNKSCNGAGFSFGILSSRRGAFISAVAVSMILCVRSSLLATENATSCLQRLLNFPANVNLKKILSKAKSLQVLALEANDSSMPLLTHPGGGFERSIKNVHVRSHSLTVDSVSPRTPLSLVPESYWEEKWRDMHKAEEVKQSRSDKKNTNSKKGWSEKVRLSLSRTESAPSPSKVDGSSKKDPKLPIRRSLLEDLSRQLESEEDAEKIGCDLDSVKIGCNEERGLSGNAGSEDNSSMFSDSPSPDGLQNQSGGSSVASNLSINENDDDRSRSFTEDSSPLPVSDSPADDFSKSGLNKDSLGKNSGRLDIPEDVSLKSGQNDDPMGKPMANLKDRKTLSGKFHWLWKFGRNNGDDTSERGVSEATRASDGGCDQNNTAAGLMVGGSNNSSVSSKGDAVDQNVMITLRNLGQSMLENIQVIDSVFQQESGKVGSSENFSKNVIVGKGQVTAVAALKELRKISNLLSEM